The region aatctaaaaaacctctgacactgctcaagttgttcagaataaagaactgtaagttacagaagaaacaacaaattatgatcaagttgatttggaaaagatgacaattgctgataagaagaagctgttatggaagaaatctactctagttgaaccaaaatccaatcttatgattaatcaactcgcaacatttgggttgagatccaagcaacctagagatagaactggattaggttctgatgaagagaagatacaaacaagagtagaagttactctaagagatcctttcatgttgacagacaaaccatatgaacaaatcaaacaaaagcaccttgacaaagtgctgtctgctcaaattgtgatagatgctcatgataaggataatctaaaggagaaattgattttatttctcaatgatggattAGCTTACAGACTAgatgatactgatgtgctaaagaagtctgttagagagcttcaacatattcactatcttctggaagtaaaatatgatattacaagaagatggtcagaatacattttgaaggctataagagatctacttagaatctctggtataaaaacttctcagtatataccaatgattaccgaaggtgatggaagtgaaattcctatgctgaagaattctgctaaggtgaaagttattctgaaaggaagatgcttatgttataatgaaaactcttcacatcctagagttatcagacttagTGATGGatttgaaagaacatcaattcaagctctcagaacagccatttatcaaattggtgataacAAAGATGAaaaactgatgcaggtcaaagcacagttagttgaagttctgagaaaagctgaagataagctggtaaaagattttgttaagaatcattatggattcagattgatccattgatgttggtaaagctacaaggaccgtaagttgtagttaatagtcttattaaactctcattgcatttgaacttaaatgtttttgacatcatcaaatctattaacttgtatattttgcataaattacaagttgggggagattgttagatatatttgagatgtcatatctaatatgtttcatgtttagttttcagatcttaacaaacaggaaatatcagtacttactggaatcagtacttacgggaagtcagagcttaaggatatcagaacttaggttatcagaagataaatatcagaagatagatatcagaacttaagtacgggaggacttatagttaaggaagtaagctgatttacaggaaagaagatcgagactaatataaaagaagatatgcatgaaaagagttagaagataagaagacttgtataagatatctgattgatatattttaggagacagaattatattccatatcaattagaagttatcttgtaactgtgtactatataaacacagacatgggtttacactatatgtgttatcattatcgagaatatcatacattgtaacctaacagctctcgtgatatttgttcatcactgagagagaacagttccattgtaacagagtttattatattgaatatatctgtttactgttacttgtgttcgaaatcgatttgattgtattaaacactgtattcaaccctcttctacagtgttgtgtgaccaaacaattggtatcagagcatatcttttaacacacatacagtaaagatccaacaatcatgtctgaagaagcacaaaaatccaaccaagcccgcccaaactgaagaaactaaaaacactcaaatccacagtcgatatgagactattagggttcccatactgagaccttctgagttcctcatatggaaagtgaagagggctatatttctggaagctacagatccagaataccttgacagaattaatgaaggaccgcataagccaaccaagctctctgttgtagttgcagatcagccagcaaagaccataccaaaggagaaaagtgagtatacagctgaagatatctcatccattgccaaggatgcaaagataaggtatttgctgcatagtgccattgataatgtcatgtcaaacaggataattcattgcaagactgcaaaggagatatgggatgctttggagacaagatgtcagggaactgatgtaattaagaagaacatgatgactatactcactcaagagtatgagcactttgactcaaaaggtgatgagtcattaactgacttatataacatgtttgtcaaactcttgaatgatctgtcactggtggacaatgAATATGAtgttgaagattcaaatctaaaattacttttagctcttcctgaaagttgagatttgaagtctactattgtaagagacaactatgatcttataaatataaattataataaatactTTAAAAATAATGCATAATTTTAACATATTATaagtataaaaaatttaaatatatatatttcatataattatatatatatattttatctaaaaattcattttttacatttatttatttatattaatattaacattaatatttaattttattggAATAGGAGAAGGAGCAAAAGGAGGTAGAAGAGCCCGAAAAAAGGAGGTACAAGAGGCCGAAATTAGACGAAGTCGATTCTGTGTTATAACGAGGAGAGAGGTGGGAAGTAAAGCTACGATTGAAGGGGTGTGGAAAGGGGGGGTGCAAGAATGGCGGCAAAGCAATCAGCCTTTACtctcttctcttcttcttctgaTGGAAAACCCCAATCCAAACAGCAATTAGGAGGACTGGGTTTATCTTTTCTTGATACCCCACCTAATAATCCTCTTCcccctcctcctcctcctccttgtCTTGAACTTGTTCCCTCTAATGTACTCCTATTATTTCCCTCCTCCTGCATTTCTTAtgcttttttattttatttttatttactcTAATTTACTCTTCTATGTGCAAACACGTCACAACAGCTTCCTTCCTCTGTAAATCTCACTCTGGAGCCCCTCAACTTGGATGGTCTCACTTTACTCAAGGTTATTACACCTCCTTTGCTctttttgtttttaattattgtttgCGTTTCTATTGTTTTTGTATACTATCCAACCTTATTATTGCCCCTGTCTTCTTTTTAGGGCCGGGTTAGTACGCAACAGGTTTTCGCCCTTTCTAATTCTGATTTAGTTCCAGGCAAATATGAAGGTTTCTACATCATTCTTTTTGCTACTTTAAATCCTGCTTgcatttgtttttttttttttaatttatgtgCATTTTGGTTGTAAATTTATTTCAACTAATTGAAACTAATTGCTGTGCCTTTTTTTTATCGACCAGGAGGTTTGAAGCTATGGGAAGGTTCACTAGATTTGGTAAAAACTCTTCGTTCAGAAGATGAAGCTAATCCATTTTCAATCACTGGAAAGAGAGTATTAGAGGTGGGATGTGATTACTAAGGTGATCTTACTTTCTTATGCCGTTGTAACATATTTATTCTTAATATGCTGAAATTTTCTTTAGTGTTTAAGCTATATTGGATTTGTACATTGGAGGGCCATGAGTTTTTAACTTTCAAGTTTTGTAGGTTTAGCTTACTTTctagtatttttctttttaaacAATGAATCTTCTCGTAAGAATGTTGATTTAATCTGGTGTACTGGGTTATTGGCTTTGTAAGATGCTATTTTCTAAGAATTCAATCAGAAAGATCTTTATACTCCATGTTCTTTATTCTGCTTGTGGAATGGTGTTTAAGGAGGTATCTGAACTAAATCTGACATGGGTAATAGAGGCAATAAATAGAGTTCGGCAAACATAGTTCACCTCCCCTCACCCCTCATCTCCTTATAACTTCCAAGCAATAAGAGAATAGTTTCTTTCCCTACACATATGCACAAATAGCACTCCTAGTAGTTGTAAACCTATATATCTTTTTGGTTCTGATCGTTGCTATTACCACTTATTACAATATTATAAATTTCAGCTTGGTTGTGGTCATGGACTACCTGGAATCTTTGCTTGCCTCAAGGTAAACATGCATGCTTTAGTCTGTTCAATGTCTTAACAGAAATGCTCCAAACTTTTAAGCCTTACAAACCTGTTCTTTGGTGCATCAGGGTGCTGCTGCGGTTCATTTCCAGGATTTTAATGCTGAAGTCCTGCAATGTCTTACCATCCCCAACGTAAATGCTAATATTTTAAATTCCGAGGCAGAAATTCGTTACTTTGCTGGTGACTGGGGCGAAGTGCATCAACTGCTCAGCCATTCAAATACTGACGAGAACAGTAGCTCTGAGCTGGATGGATGTGGTGGATATGATATTATTTTGATGGCAGAGACAGTATACTCAATTTCTGCTCTCCCGAACCTCTATCAACTTATAAAAAAGGTGACTCTATATACGTTTGTAGATATACTATTGATACATGTTGTGGAGTTTGATTACAACTGTTGTATCTATATATAGTGCATGAGTCATCCTGGAGGAGTTGTGTATATGGCTGCAAAAAAGCATTATTTTGGAGTAGGAGGGGGATCAAGGCGGTTCCTATCTGTGGTGGAGAAAGACGGTAATACAATCTTCTAAAGTTTCATTATATGATTTTTCAAGTATCAGTATAGAATTTTATCACATGTAATGGTGTCCATATGTGATCTGTCTGACCTTTAGGTTGAAGTTTTTTGTTTCAACCCTTTTTATTCTTCTCCGAACAGATTCCCTTTGTTATGCAGCAAGCGTCTATATGGTTATACTTCTTCCATCCCAATGCAAATATCTTCTCTCCTCTCCTTTTAGGGATGCCCCAATCGATATGTCCGCTTTCTGTAGCAAGTggaaattttgtatattttatTATAGAAAATACCCTCACAAAATGCAAGCATTAAAATTCTACTAGATATTACTGTATTTTGTATCATACATGTACGGTCTCCCATTCTTTTAATGAAAATTCGTTTGATACTAGAATAGTACTAATAAATTGGGAAGAGAATGTTTTATGAGGCGGAATAATTTGGAAGAACCTTTTTCTAGTCAACGATCCACAATAAGGGAGAACACTAAAATTGGAGCAAAGTAGCAATAATTAAATTAATCAGATGGAATTCTCATTCCACCCTTCCATTTGGAAAATGAGAGATAGATTATACATTTTCTTCTTGTTCTACAATAGAAAGTACATGTATACATTATTGTTCCAGTTTCAGATTGCTAATTAGATTAAGTTCTTGATGGGCTTTTTTAGGTAAATCAAGTAGCAATTCAACATAACATcatattttctacctatctgatgtaagtgtaaaaatataaaatttgccAGAAAAGGTTGTCTTTTCTGAAATTCTTCTCCTATTTTGGGATTGGAGAGATTACTATGCAAGCCTATGAAGCTGCTCTGTCCATATTAGAACTTGGGAAGAAAAAGGGGAAAAAGAGCTAAACAAGGTCGAGGCTGTGGCAATACTGAATTTCAAATTTTCAGCAAAAGGTGTTGGAAACTTGTCTTTTATTTTGAAATTTAAGATATTAAAACTTAGGGGGGGGGAAgcttgatttttttaaaaaaaaaaggcTATGTTGAAGGTATATACACCCTATTTTTATTTTGTACTTAATCATAAATGGATTATTTACTTGAGATCAAATCTTGTTTGAGCGATACCACATCAGTGCATGTCAAGCTATGTTAATTAAGGATGGAATCTTGAATTGGGAAAATAGAAAAATTACATGGATATAAAATAGTGGACATCTAATTCTGCATACATATGGGATATCAGTAACTTCCCTGCCTTGTGTTATTGTCATTGGAATAGTATTACTATTTCTtgtgttctcttgtcaatgaaaATACTTGCTATGACTTCTCTTTATGACTTATTTAACTAAATGGCTTGTTTGATTTTATCTGTTCAAATTGACCTTTTTCTGTAGTACCCAGGTTATTGTATTGTTGATACATATAAAATTTGCAAAAAGtttaaaagaataattttgaTACGTAGTCAAAAAGGCCAGACTTTTGGAGCTGGGAGGGAGTATTTTCCATGTCgatgatattaatatattatctCTTGCGTTGGATGATTAAGCATTTATATAGAAGCAAGCTGCCGTTGTAAGCATAGTGATGCATATGAGGTTAAGTTTGTTTATATCTGCTGGTGGTATAGGTATCTCTTTACAATAGAGGGTAGGTAGGAATGCTAGGGAAACTTATCAAAGTTGATTCTGCATACAACTGCACAATTTGAAGAATTATTTGCCGAGTGGCATATTGATGAAATAGTCTAAATTTTAATTTCAGGCTTTCTAAAAGCTAGTCTGGTTGCCGAGGTTGCTGATGGCTCTTCTAATGTTCGTGAGGTATGGAAGCTTGAAATTAAGTAGAGTTTGAGGCATCACTGGAATGTGCTCGCCGGATTCTTAGGAGTACACGGCCAGCATATGTAACTGAGGAATGGGTTATTAATGTGGGTTAAACAATGAAATTTGATGCTATTAATTTAAGCTTTTGCTTAAACTTAACTTTTTTAAGAGTCTTGGATTCATGACAATTATTTGTGATAAATAGTTCAGTGCTTTTATGTCTGGGTTATATTTTATGAACCATGGTCGGATTTGTACACAACTGCCAGCACAATAAGTGTCCGAGTGGAAGGACTGTTTATTTCGGAATAGGTGAAGATAATTAATTGAAGGTATTTCAAGAAAATTTTATTGGAACACTAcgtttcttcttgaaatgaaaaGAGTAGAAAACAGGAAACTAGTAAAAGAAAGTTGTGCAAGGCGAAGATATTACGGCTATAGGGACACAGGAGTGGAGTCGCAACGAAATCATATTCAAGGGTGGAGTTTACCAAGTACGTGTCTACAGATAATATATGGTGAACAACAAAATAACTAGATATCCACTTgtattttcataaaaaaaaatattaaccACGAACTTATTAGTTCAATATTATGATTTTCAACTCAGGGGCTTCCAAGGTCTTGAGCAATACCATATTACATTTTCAAGATCCCGAGAGATAATTTCAGGGGTGTTAGGAAAATCAGTCAATTATTCAGAAATTTAAAGGTCGTCTCGGAGCTGTTGAAAAAAACCAAAAAACTGATTAATGAACAAAATTTTATGCCATACTTCACAATTCAAATATGAAGTTTTACTCCCTTCAAAAATGACCTTGAAACTATATACGCTTAATCTACCACTTGGACAAGCTTCCAAACACAGATATGAGGTTTATTAAGTAGGTTTAAATTATGGGTTGAAGAGTGGGGGTGAAATAGGCTTGTAGCCATAAAAGCTTGCTTCAAGGTAGCTTGCTTCCAACAAGTCCATAGTAAAGGTAAGATTGTCAGATTGTGTCGATGATTTAGTAGAAACGCTCCTTGGAAGGAGGCATCAGACACCGTTAATGCCTTTCATCTAAAATAAAGAGCCCTTACAACATGAATGAAGGATTGACTGATAGTCAGACTGCCGTCAAAACAGCCTCTGACAGATCTAGTTGTACAGTTGAGTTGATCCAAATTTTATTCAATGTCTCAATTATATTGAAACTAATACAGACTTCATTACAACAAATTGGAAGATTGATTATTATTACATCCATCCCCCACTACAACAATTATTAACACGGAAAATTTGATCTCACTAATTTGCTAGCTCTTGCATCCCCAGTCCCATGAGGAATGGAGACGACACACAAGGCTCAACTCCTGCAACGATAAATTTTAGAACAGCCTCTGTTGTAGGAGTTAGACGGTGGAGGGAGGCAGCTGCTGGAGTAAGACTGCCCTCTACTGCCACCGTTACACACTGCTTGGTCTCTCTTGAGAACACCTGGTGTTATTAACTTCTTCTTTTCTGCCAAATACCTCCCCTCTCTTCTCTCCCACTCCATCATGTCATCCACCTCCATTGacgatgatgatgatgatgatgatgatgatgatgatataTTACTGGATGCCGCTGCCTTCAAACCATAAACACGCCTACAGTTTAAGCTCATCATAACAAACAAACAAAGCAGGAGGAGAAAGAGGCTATGCTCAATTATTTTGCTTGAACTTTTTcccattttttttatttatcaaTAATAGCAGCAAATGTTTAGGATTATAAAGGCGTGGAGCGCGGACAAGACATAAAAGCACAAGGACTACAGTCACCGCGCAATACATTCAAAGGTTGAAATATTGGCCTAAACAAATTTTTTGGTATGAAATATGTGTATATGGGGGTCTCTTTGTTTTTGATTGCTGATTGTGAGCATAATTTCTTTGCCCCCAACAAAATCAAGAGGCGCTTTAACCATATACTCTATGTTATTTTACATTTTTCATGCTTTATGAAACAAACATGAATAATGTGTTTACTTAACAATCATTACATACCTACTCACCGAACTGTTTTCCACAACAAACTTCTAGCCATCGCCCAAAGCAACAGTTCCTCCTCACAGTATCTCCAAGGACAAGTGTACAGGTTATTTACAAGCACTTGTCCTATTTTACTTGTACCCTTTTATATAAATTACTTAAGTATTTTTACAACAATAAAAAAAACATTATAATTAACTGTACAACAGCAGAATAGTTTGTACAAAAATGGCTCTACTCATATCAACATTTGTAGGTTGCAAGTCTCAACATGGTTTAAGAGGACTCACCATCATATCTCCATCATTTTTTCATAACCAAATACCATCACCATTCGGAAGATAAACCATGACAGATTTTACATCTGTAACTACACTCACATAGAGAAACGTGGGAAGCATCCTTTCTTTTTATGGTTAAATGATGACAGTCCAGACCTTCATGCCCGGCAGTACAACACCAAGAAGTACGTTCTTTTGGCAGCTTCAGGTGAATTTCATACCTTACATTCCAAGACCAGCAACACCTTTAGGACTATCTTTGCCTGGAACTGAAATTCCCAGGTTgagaggaggaagaagcgggtcttTGTTGTCGGTTGATCCCTTGAAAAGGTGTACTTGGTCGAAAGGAAGAAACATGTCTTTGTTGCCTGTTGCTCCCGTGAAAAGGTGTTCTTGGTTGGAAGGAAGAAGCAGGTCTTGGCTGCATGTTGCTCCCTTGAAAAGGTATTATATGTTGTGCATGAAAGACGGGACTAGATACAAGACTTCCATTGTCTTGCGTGATTAAACCATCAGCATTCCCCAATGAAGCAGAGTAGTTTCCATCTGAATACCTAGGCAACCCACCACTTTGACCTGCAGGGAATCCACTAGATGTAACTGTTTGGACAATGCTATGGAAGGACCTCACTGGTGCCTGAATCATTCCTTCAACCGACGATGGTCTGTAACAACGTTGGGGCCGATTCTAAAAacaattaataaaattaattagaaAATATGAGGCAGGCCACTTCCAGACTAGAACAATCAGGCTCGAACTACAGATCCTAGTCATATGTTCGCATGTAAAATCCATTTCATGGTACCAACATAATTTGAAATGCAATAATCTAAAGGCAAAAAAGGTGCAAACCAGGATAGGGAAAAACGTTCCAGTTCCACGCGGCCTGGGCCTTTCAAAACCATAAGAAGCATGAGGCACAAGCATTGAGTTTACAGGGTAGAGCCTGGGATCACGGACTAAGCCATTGATTCTTCGAAACGGAAACTCATTCAGTAGAGATGAGGGCTGAATAGCACCTGAAGAATGTGTACTCTGAAAATAAGGTCGTCGTGGAGGTACTGGCCAATCTTGCACATTTGAGCCAAACAAATAGAAACACCGACCATATTGCAATATATTAAATTGAGTCTCAAAGCCCCCACGAAGATCTAAAATTAGGTCCAAAGGATCAGGACTAGTGACATTGTTTGCCGAGGCCAAACTGCTGTCAGTATTAAATAACTCATTGGACAAGGCAGTAGAATATGTAACTGAAGGAACATCCACTGTTCCGACATGTCTCTGGGCCTCACTACCCCGGTCAGGACTGATATTAGTGCCTTCCTCGGTTTCTTGTAAAATCTCATCAGATGTTCTGTTACCTATTTGCTGCCTATTTGAAGTATC is a window of Apium graveolens cultivar Ventura chromosome 11, ASM990537v1, whole genome shotgun sequence DNA encoding:
- the LOC141696987 gene encoding uncharacterized protein LOC141696987 produces the protein MAAKQSAFTLFSSSSDGKPQSKQQLGGLGLSFLDTPPNNPLPPPPPPPCLELVPSNLPSSVNLTLEPLNLDGLTLLKGRVSTQQVFALSNSDLVPGKYEGGLKLWEGSLDLVKTLRSEDEANPFSITGKRVLELGCGHGLPGIFACLKGAAAVHFQDFNAEVLQCLTIPNVNANILNSEAEIRYFAGDWGEVHQLLSHSNTDENSSSELDGCGGYDIILMAETVYSISALPNLYQLIKKCMSHPGGVVYMAAKKHYFGVGGGSRRFLSVVEKDGFLKASLVAEVADGSSNVREVWKLEIK